The DNA segment GCGTGAAACGCTCTGGCCGGTCATCGTCGCTCATGCGTTCATTGATTTTTCGGGCTTGGCAGTCGCGCAGTGGGTAAAGTGATATGTCGCGGCAGCGCGGCAACATGGCCGCAAGGACCGTTGTTGTGAATACAAGGGAGAGGTAAGTGTCCACGATGATACGATCAAGAAAATGGGATATGTCCCTGATTCTCTCCTATTATTAAAGAGATGCTGGTAGATTGAGCTGGTACGGAACCTGCCGAGACACTCTTGTATTATTAAAATTAATAAGTTATTATAAACCATAATGTGGCGGATAAGAGAGCATCGGGATATTGAAAAGACATGCCGCAAGCTTCCGCGTGAGACTGTTAAGAAATACGAGCTCTGGAAAAACCTTGTCTTCCGGCACGGACCTGAGAAACTGAAGGAATTCCCGGGATTTCACGACGAGAAACTGAGAGGAGAT comes from the Nitrospirota bacterium genome and includes:
- a CDS encoding type II toxin-antitoxin system mRNA interferase toxin, RelE/StbE family; the protein is MWRIREHRDIEKTCRKLPRETVKKYELWKNLVFRHGPEKLKEFPGFHDEKLRGDRQGERSSRLSLQYRVIYTVEKEIVTVKVLEITPHNY